From a single Bacillus gobiensis genomic region:
- the yhaM gene encoding 3'-5' exoribonuclease YhaM: MVKGILLHDVGEQFDSYLLIKSSAKGIASNGKPFLTLMLQDQSGDIEAKLWDAKPNDETTYGPQTIVKVTGDIHHYRGRNQLKLRNIRPVEPTETMKPEDFLETAPLPKQEMSDIVTQYIFEMNNPNIQRITRYLLKKYGTEFFDYPAATKNHHEFVSGLAYHVVSMLKLAKSVAELYPSLDKDLLYAGVILHDLGKVKELSGPISTAYTVEGNLLGHISIMVTEISKAAEELEIDAEEVLILQHLILSHHGKAEWGSPKPPMIKEAEILHYIDNLDAKMNMMDRALERVKPGEYTERVFALDNRMFYKPAFHK; the protein is encoded by the coding sequence ATGGTAAAAGGAATATTACTGCATGACGTAGGAGAGCAGTTTGATTCATATCTGCTGATTAAATCGTCAGCGAAAGGGATTGCAAGCAATGGCAAGCCTTTTTTAACTCTGATGCTGCAGGACCAATCCGGAGATATTGAAGCAAAGCTTTGGGATGCCAAGCCAAATGATGAAACTACATACGGTCCGCAGACGATTGTAAAGGTAACCGGAGATATTCATCATTATCGGGGAAGAAACCAGCTGAAGCTAAGAAACATCAGACCGGTTGAGCCTACGGAAACGATGAAGCCGGAAGACTTTCTGGAAACTGCGCCGCTTCCAAAACAGGAAATGTCTGACATCGTAACCCAATATATTTTTGAAATGAATAACCCAAATATACAGCGGATCACTAGGTATCTGCTTAAAAAATACGGCACTGAATTTTTCGACTATCCGGCCGCAACGAAAAATCATCACGAATTTGTATCAGGGCTAGCGTACCACGTTGTTTCTATGCTGAAGCTGGCAAAGTCCGTTGCGGAGCTTTATCCGAGCTTGGATAAGGACTTGCTCTATGCAGGGGTCATTCTTCATGATCTTGGGAAGGTCAAGGAGCTTTCCGGTCCAATCTCTACTGCATACACAGTAGAAGGGAATCTTTTAGGCCACATCTCGATTATGGTAACAGAGATTTCCAAAGCGGCAGAGGAATTGGAAATAGACGCTGAAGAGGTCTTGATTCTTCAGCATCTCATCTTAAGCCACCATGGAAAAGCCGAGTGGGGAAGCCCTAAGCCGCCAATGATAAAAGAAGCTGAAATTCTGCATTACATTGATAATTTGGATGCCAAAATGAATATGATGGACCGTGCATTAGAAAGAGTAAAGCCGGGAGAATATACCGAACGGGTATTTGCGCTTGATAACAGGATGTTCTACAAGCCTGCGTTTCATAAATAG
- a CDS encoding sporulation YhaL family protein: protein MLLLPWWVYLCIIGIIFCLYKVITTTKEEEQIDQSFIEKEGQIFMERIKKEKERRIELKKD, encoded by the coding sequence TTGCTACTATTGCCTTGGTGGGTGTACTTATGCATTATTGGGATTATTTTCTGCCTTTACAAGGTCATTACGACAACTAAGGAAGAGGAACAGATTGATCAATCCTTTATTGAAAAAGAAGGGCAAATCTTTATGGAACGAATCAAAAAAGAAAAAGAGCGCAGAATCGAATTGAAAAAAGATTAA
- a CDS encoding peptidylprolyl isomerase, translating to MKKITAAAITATSLLVLSACNSGDSEVIAQSDAGNVTKDEFYSNLKSAAGSQILTMMVQEKVLDEKYDVTDEEIDAKLEEYRKGQMGAQIEQMIQQQGEDYVKQQVKFELLTTKAAEDQAKVTDDEVKKYYDSLEGQIRASHILVTDENKAKEVEKKLKDGEKFEDLAKEYSTDGTAQQGGDLGFFAKDGQMVKEFSDAAYKLKVGEVSAPVKTQYGYHIIKKTAERGKYEDMKKELTEDVKKQKTADQATVQGIVDKMVQDAKVDVKDKDLKETFNKDAAPQAPQAPQGS from the coding sequence ATGAAAAAGATTACAGCTGCGGCAATTACCGCAACTAGCTTGCTAGTCCTTAGCGCATGCAACAGCGGCGATTCTGAAGTTATTGCACAGTCAGATGCCGGAAATGTGACAAAAGATGAATTTTACTCGAATCTAAAAAGTGCAGCAGGATCACAGATCCTCACTATGATGGTTCAAGAAAAAGTACTGGATGAAAAATATGATGTAACTGATGAAGAAATAGATGCGAAATTAGAAGAGTACCGCAAGGGACAAATGGGTGCCCAGATTGAACAAATGATCCAGCAGCAAGGGGAAGACTATGTCAAGCAGCAAGTCAAATTCGAGCTGCTGACAACAAAAGCTGCTGAAGATCAAGCAAAAGTAACGGATGACGAAGTAAAAAAATATTATGACAGCCTGGAAGGACAAATCCGCGCCAGCCATATTTTAGTTACGGATGAGAACAAAGCTAAAGAAGTTGAGAAAAAACTAAAAGACGGCGAAAAATTTGAAGATTTAGCGAAGGAATACTCAACAGACGGCACTGCTCAACAAGGCGGAGACTTGGGCTTTTTCGCAAAAGATGGACAAATGGTTAAAGAATTCAGCGACGCCGCTTATAAATTAAAAGTCGGTGAAGTAAGCGCGCCTGTTAAAACACAATACGGCTATCATATCATCAAAAAGACAGCAGAACGCGGCAAGTATGAGGATATGAAGAAAGAGCTTACGGAAGATGTTAAAAAGCAAAAGACAGCTGACCAGGCAACTGTTCAGGGAATCGTCGATAAAATGGTTCAAGATGCCAAGGTTGATGTAAAGGACAAGGATTTAAAAGAAACATTTAACAAAGATGCTGCTCCACAGGCACCGCAGGCACCACAGGGATCATAA
- a CDS encoding YjcZ family sporulation protein encodes MSGGYSSGFALIVVLFILLIIVGAAYLC; translated from the coding sequence ATGAGTGGAGGATATTCAAGCGGATTTGCATTAATCGTGGTGCTTTTTATTTTGTTGATTATCGTTGGTGCAGCATACTTGTGCTAA
- a CDS encoding DUF1878 family protein encodes MEERISRLEYYITLLMENADMSKHPFHALVIRTGLSEEEVLEIKRVCSELEQDLDIQKTQGYMSFEKLLALFAGQLNEKLNVHETIYALRDQGLFVSLMDEFISIIKKFD; translated from the coding sequence ATGGAGGAAAGGATTTCACGATTAGAATATTACATCACATTGCTTATGGAAAACGCTGACATGAGCAAGCATCCTTTTCATGCACTTGTGATAAGGACGGGGCTCTCAGAAGAAGAAGTATTGGAGATTAAAAGAGTCTGCTCGGAACTGGAACAGGACTTGGACATACAAAAAACGCAAGGCTATATGAGCTTTGAAAAGCTCCTTGCGCTTTTTGCAGGACAGTTAAATGAAAAGTTAAATGTTCATGAGACAATCTATGCCCTGCGAGATCAAGGGTTATTTGTGTCACTCATGGATGAATTCATTTCCATCATAAAAAAATTTGATTAG
- a CDS encoding HTH-type transcriptional regulator Hpr, with the protein MNKLDQDYSIKEALLFSQKMAQLSKALWKSIEKDWQQWIKPFELNINEHHILWIAYQLKGASISEIAKFGVMHVSTAFNFSKKLEERGYLQFSKKNNDKRNTYIQLTEKGEEVFLKLLEEYDPSHNAVFKGAQPLQQLYGKFPEIIEMMCIIRNIYGDDFMEIFETSFSNIETEFTTDSGKLKKKKVEETPDFEETLEPIN; encoded by the coding sequence GTGAATAAGTTGGATCAAGATTACTCTATTAAAGAGGCACTTTTATTTAGCCAAAAAATGGCCCAGCTTAGCAAAGCACTCTGGAAATCGATTGAAAAGGATTGGCAGCAATGGATTAAACCATTCGAGCTCAATATCAATGAACATCATATTCTCTGGATTGCTTATCAGCTAAAGGGTGCTTCCATTTCAGAAATCGCAAAATTCGGAGTAATGCATGTATCCACAGCGTTTAACTTTTCAAAAAAGCTGGAAGAAAGAGGATATCTGCAATTTTCTAAAAAAAATAATGACAAGCGGAATACGTATATCCAGCTGACAGAAAAAGGCGAAGAAGTTTTCTTAAAGCTGCTGGAAGAATACGACCCATCACATAACGCAGTTTTCAAAGGTGCACAGCCGCTGCAACAGCTTTATGGAAAGTTCCCCGAAATTATTGAAATGATGTGTATCATTCGTAATATTTACGGGGACGACTTTATGGAGATCTTTGAGACATCCTTCAGCAATATCGAAACAGAATTTACGACAGATTCAGGAAAATTGAAAAAGAAAAAAGTTGAAGAAACACCGGACTTTGAAGAAACTCTCGAGCCGATTAACTAA
- a CDS encoding YtxH domain-containing protein yields the protein MANNRSLLAGLVVGGIVGGAAVLFSAPTSGKELRGQLKSNCGKLEETVQKLKNDGSSLTEQIVTTAKEGIEVVKEVSGELQNSIKTWREEIKPHQQDLQKELAEIEEKIKQLEKNLQK from the coding sequence ATGGCAAATAATCGTTCTCTTTTAGCAGGTCTTGTCGTAGGGGGGATTGTTGGCGGTGCTGCAGTATTGTTTTCAGCTCCGACATCCGGAAAAGAGCTGCGCGGGCAATTAAAATCAAACTGCGGGAAACTCGAAGAAACAGTGCAAAAGCTAAAAAACGATGGATCTTCATTAACCGAACAAATTGTTACAACAGCTAAGGAAGGTATTGAAGTGGTTAAGGAAGTAAGCGGTGAACTTCAAAATTCAATTAAAACTTGGCGTGAAGAAATAAAACCTCATCAACAGGATTTACAAAAAGAATTGGCTGAAATCGAAGAGAAAATTAAACAGCTGGAGAAAAACTTACAAAAGTAA
- a CDS encoding tryptophan transporter codes for MKTIELIIMALFIGIGAALHVVVPPIFGMKPDMMLVMMFMGILLFPKIQNVIVIGLVTGFISGLTTLFPAGFIPNVIDKSVTALVFFAMLMMVKKYKDNKITAPVLTSVGTLVSGTVFLTSALLIVGLPGNAGFIGFFVAVVLPAILINTVAAVIVYPIVLSIIKRSRSIQSAK; via the coding sequence ATGAAAACAATAGAATTAATTATTATGGCTTTATTTATCGGGATTGGTGCAGCATTGCACGTCGTTGTCCCGCCAATATTCGGTATGAAACCGGATATGATGCTAGTTATGATGTTTATGGGAATTCTTTTATTTCCTAAAATACAAAACGTCATCGTGATCGGGTTGGTCACTGGATTTATTTCAGGGTTAACTACGCTGTTTCCCGCCGGATTTATCCCAAATGTCATTGATAAATCAGTTACAGCCTTGGTGTTTTTCGCGATGCTCATGATGGTTAAGAAATATAAAGACAATAAAATCACTGCACCTGTCTTAACTTCTGTTGGTACGCTCGTTTCAGGAACAGTTTTTTTGACTTCGGCTTTGCTGATCGTCGGACTTCCCGGCAATGCTGGATTTATAGGATTCTTTGTTGCGGTTGTGCTGCCGGCAATCTTGATTAATACCGTTGCAGCCGTCATCGTATATCCAATCGTGCTATCGATCATCAAACGGTCCAGAAGCATTCAATCTGCGAAATAA
- the serC gene encoding 3-phosphoserine/phosphohydroxythreonine transaminase — MERTTNFNAGPAALPFEALVKAQKELLDFNQTGMSVMELSHRSPEYDAVHEKAISLLKDLLQIPEDYEVLFLQGGASLQFAMIPLNFLPQDQAAQFLMTGSWSEKALAEAKVYGNTIEAASSADEKYKYIPDVSNLTFNEGAYLHLTSNNTIFGTQWKEFPQAQIPLIADMSSDILSRKFDVGNFDLIYAGAQKNLGPSGLTVVILKKDMLEKENPQAPKILKYSTHAKANSLYNTPPTFAIYLLSLVLEWMKEQGGLEGIEKRNNEKAAVLYDCIDSSKGFYTGYARNDSRSNMNVTFNLSNDELTKKFIQQAKENRMSGLGGHRSVGGCRASIYNAVSLQDCEKLADFMNKFQKENE, encoded by the coding sequence ATGGAACGTACGACGAATTTTAATGCCGGGCCGGCAGCTCTTCCTTTTGAAGCATTGGTAAAGGCCCAAAAAGAACTTCTTGATTTTAATCAGACCGGGATGTCCGTCATGGAGCTATCTCACCGCAGCCCTGAGTATGATGCTGTCCATGAAAAAGCTATCAGTTTATTAAAAGACCTTTTGCAAATTCCCGAAGACTATGAAGTTCTATTTCTTCAAGGCGGTGCAAGCCTTCAATTTGCCATGATACCATTGAATTTTTTGCCGCAGGATCAAGCCGCCCAATTTCTTATGACAGGCTCATGGTCAGAGAAGGCGCTTGCTGAAGCAAAAGTATACGGAAATACCATCGAGGCTGCGTCAAGCGCAGATGAAAAATACAAGTACATTCCTGATGTATCCAATCTGACTTTTAATGAAGGGGCTTATCTCCACCTTACCTCAAACAACACGATTTTCGGTACACAGTGGAAGGAGTTTCCTCAAGCACAAATCCCTTTAATTGCGGATATGTCCAGTGACATTTTAAGCCGCAAATTTGATGTCGGAAACTTTGATTTAATTTATGCCGGAGCTCAGAAAAATTTAGGGCCATCAGGACTGACTGTCGTCATACTTAAAAAGGACATGCTGGAAAAAGAAAATCCTCAGGCACCTAAAATTTTAAAATATTCGACTCACGCGAAAGCAAATTCCTTATACAATACGCCGCCTACGTTTGCGATTTACTTGCTGTCCCTTGTGCTTGAATGGATGAAGGAGCAAGGCGGCCTAGAAGGTATTGAAAAAAGAAACAATGAAAAAGCTGCAGTCCTTTATGATTGCATCGATTCCAGCAAAGGTTTTTACACCGGCTATGCAAGAAATGACAGCCGTTCGAATATGAACGTAACATTTAATCTTTCAAATGATGAGCTAACGAAAAAATTCATCCAGCAAGCAAAAGAAAATAGAATGTCAGGTTTAGGCGGACATCGTTCTGTAGGAGGCTGCCGCGCTTCAATCTATAACGCCGTATCCTTACAGGATTGTGAAAAACTGGCTGATTTCATGAATAAATTCCAGAAGGAAAATGAATAA
- a CDS encoding HIT family protein: protein MSDCIFCKIVSGDIPSAKVFENDHVVAFLDISQVTKGHTLVIPKAHKENIYEMTPEISKNYFEAIPKIASAIKKEFEPIGLNILNNNGEKAGQSVFHFHMHIIPRYGKGDGFGAVWKTHANEYSSGQLQEIASAIHKQLA from the coding sequence ATGTCAGACTGTATTTTTTGTAAAATCGTGTCCGGTGACATACCAAGTGCCAAGGTATTTGAAAATGACCATGTCGTCGCCTTCCTTGATATCAGCCAAGTAACCAAAGGCCACACGCTCGTTATCCCGAAGGCCCATAAAGAAAACATCTATGAAATGACACCGGAAATTTCTAAAAATTATTTCGAAGCGATCCCGAAAATTGCATCAGCGATTAAAAAAGAGTTTGAACCGATCGGCCTGAATATTTTAAATAATAACGGCGAGAAAGCCGGTCAGTCTGTCTTTCATTTCCACATGCATATTATTCCCCGCTACGGAAAAGGCGACGGATTCGGAGCTGTATGGAAAACTCATGCTAATGAATACTCAAGCGGACAGCTTCAGGAAATCGCCTCCGCTATTCATAAGCAGCTCGCTTAA
- a CDS encoding ABC transporter ATP-binding protein → MSLLTVHELTGGYTRNPVLRDVSFTLEPKQIVGLIGLNGAGKSTTIRHIIGLMEPQKGTIKLNGKTFADDAESYRSHFTFIPETPVLYDELTLKEHLELTAMAYGLSEETLKKRLPPLLKEFRMEKRLKWFPAHFSKGMKQKVMIMCAFLVEPDLYIIDEPFLGLDPLAINALLERMNAAKHSGASVLMSTHILATAERYCDSFIILHNGQVRALGTLQELRAQFEMKDASLDDIYIELTKEEIYE, encoded by the coding sequence ATGTCTCTTTTAACTGTTCATGAACTTACAGGAGGATATACCCGAAATCCTGTACTAAGAGATGTTTCTTTCACTCTGGAACCAAAGCAAATAGTTGGATTGATTGGTTTAAACGGAGCGGGAAAAAGCACGACCATCCGCCATATTATCGGTTTGATGGAGCCTCAAAAAGGAACAATCAAGCTGAATGGCAAAACATTTGCAGACGATGCAGAAAGCTATCGATCACACTTTACCTTTATCCCGGAAACCCCGGTATTATATGATGAGCTGACCCTAAAAGAGCATTTAGAGCTTACGGCGATGGCATATGGCTTATCGGAGGAAACCTTAAAGAAAAGGCTGCCGCCGCTGTTAAAAGAATTTCGTATGGAAAAACGGTTAAAATGGTTTCCGGCTCACTTTTCCAAAGGGATGAAGCAGAAGGTCATGATTATGTGCGCCTTTCTCGTTGAGCCTGACCTGTACATCATTGACGAGCCTTTTTTAGGCTTGGATCCTTTAGCGATCAACGCACTGCTTGAACGAATGAACGCCGCAAAACATAGCGGAGCAAGCGTCCTTATGTCGACCCACATTCTCGCGACAGCTGAAAGGTACTGCGATTCATTTATTATTTTACATAATGGACAAGTACGTGCGCTTGGAACGCTTCAAGAGCTGAGGGCCCAGTTTGAGATGAAGGATGCTTCACTCGACGACATTTATATAGAGCTGACAAAGGAAGAAATTTATGAATAG
- a CDS encoding ABC transporter permease produces the protein MNSIRSIWQSRLEDHIKESRSYLKYMLNDHLMIVLIFLFAGGATWYSGWLKTMPENFPSYLVMALLLALILSSSYVRTFLKEPDFVFLLPIEAKMEPYLKNAFRYSFVSQLFFLVAVSIIFIPLYIKVSGKPFSFLLFLLVQLLIYKWWNLAVEWRVTYFNDSTMIILDKIGRFAINFAGVYVVLRSLYVYSIIVYVIMAAVLIWFTARAKKKSFKWERHIANEIQRKQRFYRIANLFTDVPHLRKQAKRRKYMDWMLKLIPYEQNKTFQYMYARAFIRSNDYFGLAIRLTVISALIILYFSANQWITAGLIAFAVFLTGIQLTPLYGHFSQLSLPELYPVKKERKASSFFTLLKSILIIQAALLVLISLFKMQWAGSLAGMVASLLLIFGILPPYFSRRLKKMNG, from the coding sequence ATGAATAGCATTAGAAGTATCTGGCAATCAAGGCTGGAAGACCATATTAAAGAAAGCCGCTCCTATTTAAAATACATGCTGAACGATCACCTGATGATCGTATTGATTTTTTTGTTTGCGGGAGGCGCTACCTGGTACAGCGGCTGGCTGAAAACGATGCCTGAAAATTTCCCGTCCTACTTGGTGATGGCGCTTTTGCTCGCGCTGATTCTCTCGAGCTCCTATGTTCGGACGTTTTTAAAGGAGCCTGATTTTGTCTTTTTGCTGCCGATAGAAGCAAAAATGGAGCCTTATTTAAAAAATGCATTCCGGTACAGCTTTGTTTCTCAGCTTTTTTTCCTCGTTGCTGTATCGATCATTTTTATTCCTTTGTATATAAAAGTGAGCGGGAAGCCTTTTTCGTTTCTTTTGTTTCTGCTTGTCCAGCTGCTTATCTATAAGTGGTGGAATCTTGCCGTGGAATGGCGGGTTACGTATTTTAACGACAGTACCATGATCATACTTGATAAAATAGGCCGATTTGCCATCAATTTTGCCGGAGTCTATGTCGTTCTGCGCTCTTTATACGTTTATTCGATAATCGTTTATGTCATCATGGCTGCAGTACTCATTTGGTTTACCGCCCGAGCAAAGAAAAAATCTTTCAAATGGGAACGGCATATTGCCAATGAAATTCAAAGGAAGCAGCGCTTTTACAGAATTGCAAATTTGTTTACTGACGTTCCTCATTTGCGCAAGCAGGCGAAACGAAGAAAATATATGGACTGGATGTTGAAGCTGATTCCTTATGAGCAAAATAAGACGTTTCAATACATGTATGCACGAGCATTTATAAGATCCAATGATTATTTTGGCTTAGCCATTCGGCTGACCGTTATCTCAGCTCTGATTATTCTGTATTTTTCTGCGAATCAATGGATTACGGCTGGCCTTATTGCGTTTGCCGTTTTCCTGACTGGAATTCAGCTGACTCCGTTATATGGGCATTTTTCTCAATTGAGTCTTCCTGAGTTATATCCAGTGAAGAAAGAAAGAAAAGCCAGCAGTTTTTTTACTTTGTTAAAGTCGATCCTAATCATCCAGGCGGCACTCCTTGTGCTCATATCTTTATTCAAAATGCAATGGGCGGGTTCGTTAGCGGGGATGGTTGCTTCACTTCTTCTCATTTTTGGGATTCTTCCGCCTTATTTCAGCCGCCGATTGAAAAAAATGAACGGATAA
- a CDS encoding EcsC family protein — translation MNDRELYLDEANEWKLRFLRKSSKIERMSKGIQNKVNERIPEKVHTFVTESIKKMVETTLVGSNLTTFKKSTGGLSLREKDKLAKQTILGYQKAAAVEGAGTGAGGFLIGLADFPLLLSIKMKCLFELSSIYGFDVKKKEERVFLLYIFQLAFSSNEHRKNIFQTLEEWETKKDEIDWRKFQQEYRDYIDLVKLFQLVPGIGAVVGGVANYKLVGQLGEAARHVFHLRLLK, via the coding sequence ATGAATGATCGCGAGCTTTACTTAGACGAAGCGAATGAGTGGAAGCTCCGTTTTCTGAGAAAATCTTCAAAAATAGAAAGGATGTCCAAAGGCATTCAGAATAAGGTAAATGAGCGTATTCCTGAAAAAGTCCATACGTTTGTAACAGAAAGCATTAAAAAAATGGTTGAAACAACGCTTGTAGGCAGCAACCTTACAACATTTAAAAAAAGCACGGGCGGATTATCACTAAGAGAGAAAGATAAGCTTGCCAAACAAACGATCCTCGGTTACCAAAAGGCGGCTGCTGTCGAAGGAGCCGGCACAGGGGCTGGAGGATTCCTAATAGGATTGGCTGATTTTCCGTTATTATTGAGCATTAAAATGAAGTGCTTGTTCGAGCTTTCGTCCATTTATGGATTCGATGTAAAAAAGAAAGAAGAACGGGTATTTTTACTCTATATTTTTCAGCTTGCTTTTTCCAGTAATGAGCATAGAAAAAACATTTTTCAAACGCTAGAAGAATGGGAAACGAAAAAGGATGAAATTGATTGGCGAAAATTTCAGCAGGAATACAGGGATTATATAGACTTGGTCAAACTATTTCAGCTTGTGCCCGGGATAGGAGCGGTCGTCGGAGGAGTAGCGAACTATAAATTGGTGGGGCAGCTTGGCGAAGCAGCCAGGCATGTGTTTCATTTAAGACTACTTAAATAG
- a CDS encoding antibiotic biosynthesis monooxygenase family protein: MFFYVTYGTLDYLQKFSHNHTNEKLHIMHGEDQAILFYESDNKSLFQSPHKYEVIDRAGELRACEYAAFNHIPVSPESRPLFENRFKNRSGNIESEPGFIALRLLRPIKSDTYLIVTLWESEHEFTSWKNSSSFEQAHSDSSPKEKKHQSIFLRPPYVASYYAVE, from the coding sequence ATGTTTTTTTATGTCACTTACGGCACTCTTGATTATTTGCAAAAATTCTCACATAATCATACAAATGAAAAGTTGCATATCATGCACGGTGAAGATCAGGCGATTCTTTTTTATGAATCGGACAACAAATCTTTGTTTCAGTCCCCTCATAAATATGAAGTTATTGATCGAGCGGGAGAATTGCGTGCGTGCGAGTATGCTGCTTTTAATCACATTCCCGTTTCACCGGAAAGCAGGCCTCTTTTTGAAAACCGATTTAAAAACCGCTCCGGAAATATCGAATCTGAGCCTGGTTTCATAGCGCTTCGATTATTACGGCCGATCAAAAGTGACACGTATTTAATCGTAACGTTATGGGAATCAGAACACGAATTTACTTCATGGAAAAATTCAAGTTCCTTTGAACAAGCACATTCCGATTCTTCACCAAAAGAAAAAAAGCATCAATCGATATTTTTGCGCCCTCCTTATGTCGCTTCCTACTATGCGGTAGAATAA